aagaattagttttttttATGGGAATTGTTTCTGTACAGTTATAGCTGTGTATAGTTATATGAACAATTCAATTTCACCAGCTGCTTGTTTCTTATCTTTTTTGTGCAATACTTGCAACTTCCAGAAGTCCGTAGTTGGTTAGAAGAACAAATACGTCCATTAATTCCCAGCAGGGGGAATGAACTTGGTTATTTTCCACCCAGGAAGGAACAAAATGATCCATTTAGGAACAATGTTTACATGGAAAATGCTGCACCTCATGGATAATAAGACTCGTTTAAGACAAAAATCATCCTACATCAAGAAGCATCAACCATTTGAACCCATGGTCACATTTGACAATATAACACAAATGCCCTCTGTTAAAACAGATGAACTGACTGAATACATACTTCAGGATCACAAAGGCATATAAATCATACAAGCAAATTCTTCATGTTACAACTCAGACAGATGGCAGTATACAGTGAGAGAAGCACTATTTAATCAAATGACGGGCTGTCTTTAGCTAATTCAAAATTGCGATGTCCCCCAAGAAAATAGATGCACTATTTAATCAAATGATGAGACTGAAGTGCGTGAGAAAAGTAAACCAGAACTTGTCTCATTCCATCCTTCGCAGCTCTGGTGGAAGCTGCACATCATGTAACACTGAATTCGATTGGGTAAGATCTTGGATCTCCAGCATTTTCTCCCTGCTGTATTTTATCCTTTGATCTGTTCAAATCAAAAGGCAAATTTGTTATCATATATTATGCACATAGCTCACTCGGATTATATTCCTTCTAACTGAAAGAGAATAAAGCAGATTGAAGTTACATCACCCTTACCTACAAAGAAGATACCAGAATGCCTGCTAGAATCAGCCGAGCTATTAAAAAAATTTGTTTTTCCCCGTGGAAGATGCCTAGACTTGCGAACTTGTGAAGTACCAATGTGGCTTGGTTGAAGTTCCTGAATTAGTTCATGTCTCACCTCTATCACCGGGTGATGGCTACGAAATGATGAGATGGCATACTCTGTTAAGACCCAGCAGCCACTCAAATCCAACACATGTAGTTGGGCAGGGGGCACAAATTGCAGAAGCCCAGAGTTTGATAATACACTCCCACAAAATCCAAGATGTATCAAATTTGAGGCAGAAGACAGGGCCTGCAATGCGGGATCAGACAAGAAATCACTTTTCAGGTACAAATATTTTAGTGCTCTAAAGGATGCCATGGGAGGTATAACTTCATCTGACAGTGGTGCATCCTCCAGATTTAGACTTTCAAGATAAATGAGATGCTCAAGTAGAGGCAGAGACAGTATTTTCTCGGAGTTTGCTTCAACACGAGTGAAACCTGTCATATGATAGGATTCAGTTTCTCCAAGAGAAAGCATGTTTATTTAATCAAGAAAAAGAAATAAATGCAAAGCAAAAAAGCAACCTTCGATACTTGTATGACTTAGATCTATCACTTTCAATGAAGGCATCATGCTGATATATACTAGAGCAGAATCATCAACTTTTGTATAAGCTAAAGACAGTGAAGCCAGGTTTGGAACGGTTCCTGCCAAAATACATGGTGCCTGAGAGGTTATTCCAGTATTCTTGAGGCTTAGATATCTCAGCTTCGTTCCAATATTTGCAACATACTCGATTGCACCATCAGTTACTCTGCTCAAGCTAAGGTCCAAATGCTCTAGACTTTTCATCTTTTGCAGGCCATATAAGTTGCTTAAAGAACAACCAGACATGTCCAAGAATGAAAATGAGCTTGCTACGATGCTAGAGAACACCTCATCAATGTCACCAAATGAGGCTGCAGAGGCCGTAAACTTTTGCAGAGGAATATGAACTTCAGAATCACCACCGCGAATGGAATAAATTGTACAGTTGCTCATATTAAGATATTTCATGTTTGGAAGAGGTGGCAAACGAGTCACATGTGTCCAAGAAACATTTAAGAACCTCAATCTTGTAAACGCCTTAAGGACAGAAGCTCCCTCATCAGTAATTTCACTACCCCATATATCAAGGTGCTCAAGTTGTGTCAATACCTGGAACAGTAACAACTATAAATTAATACTCCATTACGCGCCACTCAAAAAGAAATGAGCAAGCAGTGGCATACTGATATGTATATGCTATCAGAAAATATAAACATTACTAGATGAGACAAGGTTAGCAGAAGAGAATCTCTCTGCACCAGTTAATGGGGAAAAAAATGGTCGCAAATCATGAGTATGTACCTGTAATGACCGTAATGCTTTGTCGGTCATATGAATTCCTCCCAAATCTAGCAAATTTAATCTTTTTAGTGCTGAGATGAGCATCACCCCATTGTCAGTCAATCCAGTCTCAGATAAGTGTAGCTTCTCCAGACTATCAATGGAAACTATATGTTTGATGCCGGCATCAGTTATCCTAGAGCATCTCGACAAGTCCAATTCTTTTAGCATACTCATGCCTGAATCATCAGAGCAATTTTATTAGAACTAGTAAGGCAATTAATTTCTTCAATCAAACCAAGTCATGTTTCGAAACTATGTACTGGaaatcatggtctcatcattatAGAAATAAGCTTGAGAGTTGTACCGGACAGTGCCCAGATCGCGGAGTGGTCGACCTTCTTGCAGTCCGCCAGCTTGAGGATGCCCAGGTACCGGAAGGAGCCGAGGTAAGCCAGCCACTCCGCATCTACGGCGATGTTGCCGCTGAAGTCGATCTCCTGCACCGAGTGCTGGAAAACCCTGCGCACACAAGCACGATTCATCCGCACGCGGCAGGAAGCAACAGATCCAGAAACGGAGCAGCGCAAAACCGTCTCATGGTagagaaaacaaagaaaaagatCGGGCATGTCTGGGTGGAGAAGGCGGGGCGCTTACTCGAGGAGGGAGGGGAAAAGGAGGCGGCGAGCAGCGAGGCGGCTGAGGAGCGCGTCGGCCAGCTGCCCGGGCAGGCGCTCGAGGGACCGGCGTTGGCGGCGCCAGGCCTCCACGGAGGCTCGGCACCGCGCCGCTGCGTCGATGCAGCGGTCGACGAGCCGCGGCTCGCCCGCGCctccggcggaggcggctgcCATGGGTTGGACGGCACGGCAAGTCCGGCGTTTCGGTGCGAGCCGCCGCTTGACGGGAGGGGGCGAAATGATGGGATCTGGGGGTCCTCGCAGAGCTCCGCACGGCGTAGGATTTGTTAGTAATAGATGTTTGTATTAATCATGTAGTGCTTCCTTGGCTCTCAAGTAGTCCTGGCCATGGGCAGCCCGGCCCGAAAAAGCCCGACCCGGCCCAGCCCGACACCACTCccgggccgggcttgggcctaGATTTTGAGCACGAAgaccgggccgggccgggcccgGGCCCATCGTTTTTGCGTTTTCCTGAAGGACGGGCCGGGCCGGCCCGAAGCCGGACGGGCTTTTACGTgttcgggccgggctcgggcccaAAAAACAGGCCCGACGGCCGGGCCGGGCCTGGGTTTTTTGCGTCGGGCTTGGCTAGGCCCGGCCcgaagcccggcccggcccgaggTATGGCCAGGTATACTCTCAAGCTTTGTAATTCCTATTTTTTCAAGGTAACTCTCTAATTCGTTGGCCTCTAAGTAATCATGTATTCCCTCCCTCCATGGGAGAGTATCTGGTGCTACCGAGGCTcaggtgctacgggctcctgggaGTCTGGTTCTCAGATCAGATGTCATTTGGGCTGGTGGAGTTGACACTGGTGGTGGCACTGTGGCAGTGGCGGCTGGAGCAGAGTGTGTAGTCCTGGTGTCTACAACTGGCTCAGTTGATGACCTTTGTGCCCTAGGCAATGTCTGGAATCTGTCAATGGTAGATCTGTCATCACTATCCTCGGCATCATCTCTCAGCTTCTCCACAATAGATTGGATCTTTGTGACCTTGACATCAAGATTATACATTTTATCCTCTACTATCCGCTCTAGGCTCTCCTGATTCTTGGCTAAGTTGGCCAGACTTTGCTCAATCCTCAGAGTTGCTTCCAGCAGATATGTCAGTTGGTCTTGCTTTGATTTGGATTCACTATTGATGCATTGGGTGCACTAGCTGACTTTGCTGCTTTGGATGCTTTTGCCTTTTCTGCCTTCTCTTGGGCCTCAACTGAAGTTGGATGTGAAGCATCCATCACCACTTCATTATCTTCAAATTCTGGCCGAAGAGGAAGGTGCCCTCTGGCAAGCAGATATGTGTCTGTACCAACCTTGGAGTTGATAAGCATCTGGATGTGTGGTGCATATCCACATGACCTCTTCTGATCAACAGCAGTCCttttgattgtctctacaatcaggCTCATGACTTTGAACTTCTGTGGTATATCAAACAAGTGCAGCAAGTTGATAGAGTGTCCACGGATCATCCTCTCATCTCCAGACTTAGGCAACAAGGTGTGCCTCAAGATATAGTTTATGGTGGCCAAACCAGCAAGCAAAAAGTAGATAGAGCCAAACTTGTGTGTATCCAATGCCTCATCGGGAATGGTCTTCTACATGTGTGCCATTGTATTGTGATCCATCATGGGCTTTCCATATACATCAATATCGTTTTCTCCTTCTTCAGGGGCATTGATAAGAGCAACCCACTCTGAGATTGATGACTGGTATCTAGTGCCCTCAGTCATCCACATAATttttccatctggatagaagtgtgcAGTGGAATAAAACTGCATCACCATCTCATCATTCCACTTTgtgagtgatacgtccattttgcatcaggtttcttactgttatttatagtattttcatccataataatgctttttggagtaattctaatgccttttctctcataatttgcaaggtacacaccaagggggagaatttcggcagctggaaatctggacctgaaaaagctacgtcaggccacctattctgcacaactccaaatgagctgaaacttcacggagattttttatggattatttaagaaatactggagccaataaacaccatagtgggg
The Aegilops tauschii subsp. strangulata cultivar AL8/78 chromosome 3, Aet v6.0, whole genome shotgun sequence genome window above contains:
- the LOC109751112 gene encoding uncharacterized protein isoform X2 translates to MAAASAGGAGEPRLVDRCIDAAARCRASVEAWRRQRRSLERLPGQLADALLSRLAARRLLFPSLLEVFQHSVQEIDFSGNIAVDAEWLAYLGSFRYLGILKLADCKKVDHSAIWALSGMSMLKELDLSRCSRITDAGIKHIVSIDSLEKLHLSETGLTDNGVMLISALKRLNLLDLGGIHMTDKALRSLQVLTQLEHLDIWGSEITDEGASVLKAFTRLRFLNVSWTHVTRLPPLPNMKYLNMSNCTIYSIRGGDSEVHIPLQKFTASAASFGDIDEVFSSIVASSFSFLDMSGCSLSNLYGLQKMKSLEHLDLSLSRVTDGAIEYVANIGTKLRYLSLKNTGITSQAPCILAGTVPNLASLSLAYTKVDDSALVYISMMPSLKVIDLSHTSIEGFTRVEANSEKILSLPLLEHLIYLESLNLEDAPLSDEALSSASNLIHLGFCGSVLSNSGLLQFVPPAQLHVLDLSGCWVLTEYAISSFRSHHPVIEVRHELIQELQPSHIGTSQVRKSRHLPRGKTNFFNSSADSSRHSGIFFVDQRIKYSREKMLEIQDLTQSNSVLHDVQLPPELRRME
- the LOC109751112 gene encoding uncharacterized protein isoform X1, with the translated sequence MAAASAGGAGEPRLVDRCIDAAARCRASVEAWRRQRRSLERLPGQLADALLSRLAARRLLFPSLLEVFQHSVQEIDFSGNIAVDAEWLAYLGSFRYLGILKLADCKKVDHSAIWALSGMSMLKELDLSRCSRITDAGIKHIVSIDSLEKLHLSETGLTDNGVMLISALKRLNLLDLGGIHMTDKALRSLQVLTQLEHLDIWGSEITDEGASVLKAFTRLRFLNVSWTHVTRLPPLPNMKYLNMSNCTIYSIRGGDSEVHIPLQKFTASAASFGDIDEVFSSIVASSFSFLDMSGCSLSNLYGLQKMKSLEHLDLSLSRVTDGAIEYVANIGTKLRYLSLKNTGITSQAPCILAGTVPNLASLSLAYTKVDDSALVYISMMPSLKVIDLSHTSIEGFTRVEANSEKILSLPLLEHLIYLESLNLEDAPLSDEVIPPMASFRALKYLYLKSDFLSDPALQALSSASNLIHLGFCGSVLSNSGLLQFVPPAQLHVLDLSGCWVLTEYAISSFRSHHPVIEVRHELIQELQPSHIGTSQVRKSRHLPRGKTNFFNSSADSSRHSGIFFVDQRIKYSREKMLEIQDLTQSNSVLHDVQLPPELRRME